Proteins from a single region of Haloterrigena alkaliphila:
- a CDS encoding universal stress protein: MNSHILVPFDGSTPARHALEHTLENFPEADVTVLTVIDETGYSSDYFPSEENGRVFRIATERLEAAKSIAAEYGVSIHCAAEIGPTCQAISEYAEETDVDHVVIGTHGRTGISRIIVGSVAETVVRQTSAPVTTVK, from the coding sequence ATGAACTCGCACATCCTCGTCCCCTTCGACGGCTCCACGCCGGCACGGCACGCCCTCGAGCACACGCTCGAGAACTTCCCGGAGGCCGACGTCACCGTCCTGACGGTGATCGACGAGACCGGCTACTCGTCCGATTACTTCCCGTCGGAAGAGAACGGGCGCGTGTTCCGCATCGCGACGGAGCGGTTGGAGGCCGCGAAGTCGATCGCCGCGGAGTACGGCGTCTCGATCCACTGCGCCGCCGAGATCGGACCGACGTGTCAGGCGATCAGCGAGTACGCCGAGGAGACCGATGTCGACCACGTCGTTATCGGAACCCACGGACGAACGGGAATCTCGCGGATCATCGTTGGGAGCGTCGCCGAGACCGTCGTTCGGCAGACTTCGGCCCCGGTGACGACCGTCAAGTAG
- a CDS encoding RNase J family beta-CASP ribonuclease, with amino-acid sequence MEIEIATIGGYEEVGRQMTAVRMGSDIVIFDMGLNLSKVLIHDNIRTEGMHSLDLIDMGAIPDDRVMSDLEGDVKAIVPTHGHLDHIGAISKLAHRYDAPVVATPYTIELVKGELADEQKFDSGNDLVKMDAGETMSIGDSGKIELEFVNVTHSIIDAINPVLHTPEGAIVYGLDKRMDHTPVIGDPIDMKRFREIGREGEGVLCYIEDCTNANEKGRTQSERVAREHLRDVLYSMEDYDGGIVATTFSSHIARVKSLVEFADDIGRQPVLLGRSMEQYSGTAERMGFADFPDDLGMFGHRNSVDRTFERIMNEGKEDYLPVVTGHQGEPRAMLTRMGRGETPYELDDGDKVVFSAGIIPEPTNEGQRYQAEKLLGMQGARIYSDIHVSGHLKQEGHYEMLDALQPQHIIPAHQDMKGFSGYVDLAGKQGYKLGRDLHVTANGNILQIV; translated from the coding sequence ATGGAAATCGAAATCGCAACAATCGGCGGCTACGAGGAAGTCGGCCGGCAGATGACTGCCGTCCGCATGGGAAGCGACATCGTCATCTTCGACATGGGGCTGAACCTGTCGAAGGTACTGATCCACGACAACATCCGCACCGAGGGGATGCACAGCCTCGATCTGATCGACATGGGCGCGATCCCCGACGACCGCGTCATGAGCGACCTCGAGGGCGACGTGAAGGCCATCGTGCCGACCCACGGCCACCTCGACCACATCGGCGCCATCTCCAAGCTGGCCCACCGGTACGACGCGCCGGTGGTCGCGACGCCCTATACGATCGAACTGGTCAAGGGCGAACTCGCGGACGAACAGAAGTTCGACAGCGGGAACGACCTCGTGAAGATGGACGCCGGCGAGACGATGTCGATCGGCGACTCCGGCAAGATCGAACTCGAGTTCGTCAACGTCACGCACTCGATCATCGACGCGATCAACCCGGTCCTGCACACCCCCGAGGGCGCGATCGTCTACGGACTGGACAAGCGGATGGACCACACGCCCGTCATCGGCGACCCGATCGACATGAAGCGGTTCCGCGAGATCGGTCGCGAAGGTGAGGGCGTTCTCTGTTACATCGAGGACTGTACCAACGCGAACGAGAAGGGGCGGACGCAATCGGAGCGCGTCGCCCGGGAACACCTCCGGGACGTCCTCTACAGCATGGAGGACTACGACGGCGGCATCGTCGCCACCACATTCTCGAGTCACATCGCCCGCGTGAAGAGTCTCGTCGAATTCGCCGACGACATCGGTCGCCAGCCGGTCCTGCTGGGTCGCTCGATGGAGCAGTACTCCGGCACGGCCGAACGGATGGGCTTCGCCGACTTCCCCGACGACCTCGGGATGTTCGGCCACCGAAACTCCGTCGACCGCACGTTCGAGCGGATCATGAACGAGGGCAAGGAGGATTACCTGCCCGTCGTCACGGGCCACCAGGGTGAACCGCGCGCGATGCTCACTCGGATGGGACGGGGCGAGACGCCCTACGAACTGGACGACGGCGACAAAGTCGTCTTCTCCGCCGGGATCATTCCGGAGCCGACCAACGAGGGCCAGCGCTACCAGGCCGAGAAACTGCTCGGCATGCAGGGCGCGCGAATCTACTCCGACATCCACGTTTCCGGCCACCTCAAGCAGGAGGGCCACTACGAGATGCTCGACGCGCTCCAGCCCCAGCACATCATTCCCGCCCACCAGGACATGAAGGGCTTCTCGGGATACGTCGACCTCGCCGGAAAGCAGGGATACAAGCTCGGCCGAGACCTCCACGTGACCGCGAACGGAAACATCCTCCAGATCGTCTGA
- a CDS encoding RsmB/NOP family class I SAM-dependent RNA methyltransferase, translated as MEPLERYRPIIDDFDAFLAACERPLGNAARVNTIKASVERTLATLEDEGLAYEQADWNPRVLRLETGSPGSTWTSFHGFTHGQEEVSAVPPVVLDPQPGERVWDCCAAPGGKATQIAALMDDEGTVVANDNNLGRISALRFNAERLGATSLAVTNDDARNYSLRRFSFDEFDRALVDAPCTCEGTIRKNPDALDNWSEGAIASVAGVQKGILRRAVQATREGGTVVYSTCTFAPEENEAVVQHALDEEDCRVVDFDIGLEHSPGLTEWNGEEFDSSLERAIRIYPHQNDTGGFFVAKLEVTA; from the coding sequence ATGGAGCCACTCGAGCGGTATCGACCGATCATCGACGACTTCGACGCGTTCCTCGCAGCCTGCGAGCGGCCGCTGGGCAACGCCGCCCGCGTCAACACGATCAAGGCCTCCGTCGAGCGGACGCTCGCGACCCTCGAGGACGAGGGCCTCGCGTACGAGCAGGCCGACTGGAACCCCCGCGTCCTGCGCCTCGAGACGGGATCGCCGGGATCGACGTGGACCTCGTTCCACGGCTTCACGCACGGGCAGGAGGAGGTCTCGGCGGTGCCGCCGGTCGTCCTCGATCCCCAGCCCGGCGAGCGGGTCTGGGACTGCTGTGCCGCGCCGGGCGGGAAGGCGACACAGATCGCGGCGCTGATGGACGACGAGGGGACCGTCGTCGCCAACGACAACAACCTCGGGCGCATCTCGGCGCTCCGGTTCAACGCCGAGCGCCTCGGGGCGACCAGCCTCGCCGTCACGAACGACGACGCGCGCAACTACTCCCTGCGGCGCTTTTCCTTCGACGAGTTCGACCGCGCGCTCGTCGACGCGCCCTGTACCTGCGAGGGGACGATCCGGAAGAACCCCGACGCGCTGGACAACTGGTCGGAGGGGGCCATCGCCTCCGTCGCGGGCGTCCAGAAGGGTATTCTCCGGCGGGCGGTCCAGGCCACCCGCGAGGGCGGCACCGTCGTCTACTCGACGTGTACCTTCGCCCCCGAGGAGAACGAGGCCGTCGTCCAGCACGCGCTGGACGAGGAAGACTGCCGCGTCGTCGACTTCGATATCGGCCTCGAGCACTCGCCCGGCCTGACGGAGTGGAACGGCGAGGAGTTCGACTCGAGCCTCGAGCGGGCGATCAGGATTTACCCCCACCAGAACGACACCGGCGGCTTCTTCGTCGCGAAACTAGAGGTGACCGCCTGA
- a CDS encoding response regulator, with product MSDHRPSPPIRILLVEDNPGDVRLIREAFREADVETTFHAVRDGDEALEFLHEQHDDPSGAEIDLVLLDLNLPRTGGFEVLETIKEDSELTAPPVLVLTSSEDAEDIAKSYRLCANAYLTKPSDPGEFAELGHAVEAFWFNESTLLPATS from the coding sequence ATGAGCGATCACCGCCCCTCTCCTCCGATCCGTATTCTCCTCGTCGAGGACAACCCGGGCGACGTCCGGCTGATCCGGGAGGCGTTCCGGGAAGCCGACGTCGAGACGACCTTCCACGCGGTTCGCGACGGTGACGAAGCCCTCGAGTTCCTCCACGAGCAACACGACGATCCGTCGGGAGCCGAAATCGACCTCGTTCTCCTGGATCTCAACCTCCCGCGGACCGGCGGCTTCGAGGTCCTCGAGACGATCAAGGAGGATTCGGAACTGACGGCACCGCCGGTGCTCGTCCTCACGAGTTCGGAGGACGCGGAGGACATCGCCAAGAGCTACCGCCTGTGCGCCAACGCCTACCTCACGAAGCCCAGCGATCCGGGCGAGTTCGCGGAACTGGGTCACGCGGTCGAAGCCTTCTGGTTCAACGAATCGACGTTGCTCCCCGCGACGTCGTGA
- a CDS encoding alpha/beta fold hydrolase, producing MGTALTRRFDTGQFDGRIPYVRVGTGPKTLLVIPGVGDAMFDGEYDRTDAVTTAATFRRFLDGYTVYQVSRPRGLEDHQSIAAMARDYEHVLAEHVGSASVLGLSMGGLIAQELARERPDLVDRLALGVSGCRLAGAGRPIVRELHRLALEGEWTEIRARLYEEMFTGPLGRAVPLLSRTVGRVRPPNPADPRDVSISLDAVHDYDGTESLAEIEPRTLVIGGTDDPFFPETILRETHEGLPDSQLAMFTGARHGAFLERKAGFDGWVRRFLEGEAAARVRQR from the coding sequence ATGGGAACGGCACTGACGCGGCGATTCGACACCGGACAGTTCGACGGCCGAATTCCGTACGTGCGAGTCGGCACCGGCCCGAAGACGCTGCTCGTGATCCCAGGCGTCGGCGACGCGATGTTCGACGGGGAGTACGACCGCACGGACGCGGTGACGACCGCCGCGACGTTCCGGCGGTTCCTCGACGGCTACACCGTCTATCAGGTGAGTCGGCCGCGCGGGCTCGAGGATCACCAATCGATCGCGGCCATGGCCCGGGACTACGAGCACGTCCTCGCCGAGCACGTCGGCTCCGCGTCGGTGCTCGGCCTCTCGATGGGCGGCCTGATCGCACAGGAACTCGCCCGCGAGCGGCCGGATCTGGTCGATCGACTCGCCCTCGGGGTCTCCGGCTGTCGACTCGCCGGGGCGGGCCGACCGATCGTCCGCGAACTCCACCGGCTCGCGCTCGAGGGCGAGTGGACCGAGATCCGCGCGCGCCTCTACGAGGAGATGTTCACCGGCCCGTTGGGGCGAGCGGTGCCGCTGCTCTCCCGGACCGTCGGACGAGTCCGACCGCCGAACCCGGCCGATCCTCGGGACGTGTCGATCTCGCTCGACGCCGTCCACGACTACGACGGGACGGAGAGCCTCGCAGAAATCGAGCCCCGAACGCTCGTCATCGGCGGCACCGACGATCCCTTCTTCCCCGAGACGATCCTCCGGGAGACCCACGAGGGGCTGCCGGACTCGCAACTCGCGATGTTCACCGGGGCCCGTCACGGCGCCTTCCTCGAGCGAAAGGCGGGCTTCGACGGCTGGGTTCGACGGTTCCTCGAGGGCGAGGCCGCGGCGCGCGTTCGACAACGATAG
- a CDS encoding LURP-one-related/scramblase family protein, with amino-acid sequence MTKPSPTGPGSDAYDISTVDLDDDRYEVKQSAIRNKYVVRDSAADVVLRGKQKLFKLKEEFPFVTGDGEDAFTVKAGGIMDVAGNYTITDAGTDEEVVVLDEDYSLFAENWTIRDPDTEESLATIRSKSKLLSALRHLVSVANLVPNKYEIFDADGDHVGDIEGKFSLRDAYTVSIDDASDVPKEAVIASACILDALENE; translated from the coding sequence ATGACAAAACCGTCCCCGACCGGACCAGGATCGGATGCCTACGACATCTCCACGGTCGACCTCGATGACGACCGATACGAGGTCAAGCAGTCCGCAATCCGGAACAAATACGTCGTCCGTGACAGCGCTGCCGACGTCGTCCTGCGAGGGAAGCAGAAGCTGTTCAAACTGAAAGAGGAGTTTCCGTTCGTGACCGGCGACGGCGAGGATGCGTTCACCGTGAAGGCCGGTGGCATCATGGACGTCGCGGGAAACTACACCATCACGGACGCGGGCACCGACGAGGAGGTCGTCGTTCTCGACGAGGACTACTCGCTGTTCGCGGAGAACTGGACGATCCGAGACCCCGACACGGAGGAGTCGCTGGCGACCATTCGATCGAAGAGCAAGCTCCTCTCGGCGCTTCGGCACCTCGTCTCCGTCGCGAATCTCGTTCCCAACAAGTACGAGATATTCGACGCTGACGGCGACCACGTCGGCGACATCGAGGGGAAGTTCTCGCTGCGGGACGCCTACACGGTCAGCATCGACGACGCCAGCGACGTTCCGAAAGAGGCGGTGATCGCGTCCGCGTGCATCCTCGACGCCCTCGAGAACGAGTGA
- a CDS encoding inositol monophosphatase family protein has product MTEREADARRASVALRAARAGADVAAASFRTDLEVERKGEKTDVVTQVDRDAQRRVIEVLEAAYPDEPVVGEEEDALKAVPETGPAWIVDPIDGTNNYVNGIRAFGTAVAAVRDGEPVGAATVCPALGDAYRVGPDGGFRNEEALSVSDVADPEAATVCPTYWWDFDQRDQYAAATRAVVERFGDMRRFGCAQLELALVAAGALEGTFTNRRANVWDTVAGVALVRAAGGRVTDLEGNRWRHDSEGLVASNGPLHDDLRAAAREIDATEP; this is encoded by the coding sequence ATGACCGAACGCGAAGCGGACGCCCGCCGGGCGAGCGTCGCGCTCCGAGCGGCCCGCGCGGGCGCCGACGTCGCCGCGGCGTCGTTCCGAACCGACCTCGAGGTCGAGCGCAAAGGAGAGAAGACAGACGTCGTGACGCAGGTCGATCGCGACGCCCAGCGGCGCGTCATCGAGGTCCTCGAGGCGGCGTACCCGGACGAGCCGGTCGTCGGCGAGGAGGAGGACGCGCTAAAGGCGGTCCCCGAGACGGGACCGGCCTGGATCGTCGACCCCATCGACGGGACGAACAACTACGTCAACGGGATCCGCGCGTTCGGGACGGCCGTCGCCGCGGTCCGCGACGGGGAACCGGTCGGCGCGGCGACCGTCTGCCCCGCACTGGGCGACGCCTACCGCGTCGGGCCCGACGGCGGCTTTCGCAACGAGGAGGCGCTCTCGGTCAGCGACGTCGCCGACCCCGAGGCCGCGACGGTCTGTCCGACCTACTGGTGGGACTTCGACCAGCGCGACCAGTACGCCGCGGCCACGCGGGCCGTGGTCGAGCGATTCGGCGACATGCGCCGCTTCGGCTGCGCGCAACTCGAACTCGCGCTGGTCGCCGCCGGCGCGCTCGAGGGGACGTTCACGAACCGGCGAGCCAACGTCTGGGACACCGTCGCCGGGGTGGCGCTGGTGCGGGCGGCCGGCGGGCGCGTCACGGATCTCGAGGGGAACCGCTGGCGCCACGACAGCGAGGGGCTGGTGGCCTCGAACGGACCGCTCCACGACGACCTTCGCGCAGCCGCTCGAGAGATCGACGCCACGGAGCCGTAA
- a CDS encoding macro domain-containing protein has translation MEFTVVQGDIAVQSADALVNAAGTSLRMGSGVAGSLRRNANGPINDEAMERGPVDLGAAAVTDAYDLPAEYVIHAAAMPHYGDGRATEESIRDATRNALEEADELGCESVVIPVLGTGAAGFEFGRGARLVCEEVRGYEPSSLTDARVIAYSEREYGDLESIAADVRSG, from the coding sequence ATGGAGTTCACGGTCGTACAGGGCGACATCGCCGTACAGTCCGCCGACGCGCTCGTCAACGCCGCCGGCACGTCGCTGCGGATGGGCAGCGGCGTCGCGGGATCGCTGCGCCGAAACGCGAACGGCCCGATCAACGACGAAGCGATGGAACGGGGACCGGTCGACCTCGGCGCGGCCGCGGTCACCGACGCCTACGATCTCCCGGCCGAGTACGTGATCCACGCGGCCGCGATGCCCCACTACGGAGACGGACGCGCGACGGAGGAGAGCATCCGAGACGCTACCCGAAACGCCCTCGAGGAGGCCGACGAACTGGGCTGTGAGTCGGTCGTAATCCCGGTCCTCGGTACGGGGGCTGCCGGCTTCGAGTTCGGCCGCGGCGCGCGACTCGTCTGCGAGGAAGTCCGCGGCTACGAGCCGTCGTCGCTGACCGACGCGCGGGTGATCGCGTATTCGGAACGGGAGTACGGGGACCTCGAGTCGATCGCCGCGGACGTCCGCTCGGGGTGA
- a CDS encoding DUF63 family protein, with product MDEYIERYGAERVWAATVVLLAAAVVLAATVFPQRVYVDIIWQYYWGPVVADAHGWNCVAWAGGEQIPCSESGATGPTAEPGYTVVSYAGYIPTLILLVVGILFLVRRLEIERYRAGFFALFPYMLFGGALRVVEDTSVAAYRVTGELAMELPWIGFLISPLIYFTVFVLTLVAVLVSVWLDRTGRVSGYEYPLAAIGTTYLTITLAYLGYATTEEYAEFYPLLLLTILVGATVATALTWLAIERFAPEINNGTRYMGLVVIWAHAIDGVANVVGLDWATAFGHSSNLVPKHPINGAIVDITGSALPANVVAVTGAAWPFLLVKLAAATFVVWVFNEEIFDEEPRFAILMMITVVAVGLGPGTRDMLRATIGV from the coding sequence ATGGACGAGTACATCGAACGGTACGGGGCCGAGCGCGTCTGGGCCGCGACCGTCGTCCTCCTCGCCGCCGCAGTGGTCCTCGCCGCCACCGTCTTCCCACAGCGGGTCTACGTCGACATCATCTGGCAGTACTACTGGGGCCCCGTCGTCGCCGACGCCCACGGCTGGAACTGCGTCGCCTGGGCCGGCGGCGAACAGATCCCCTGCAGCGAATCCGGCGCCACCGGACCGACCGCCGAACCCGGCTACACGGTCGTCTCCTACGCCGGCTACATCCCGACGCTGATCCTCCTGGTGGTCGGGATCCTGTTCCTCGTTCGGCGTCTCGAGATCGAACGCTACCGAGCGGGCTTCTTCGCGCTGTTCCCGTACATGCTGTTCGGCGGCGCCCTGCGGGTCGTCGAGGACACGAGCGTCGCCGCCTACCGGGTGACGGGCGAACTCGCGATGGAGTTGCCGTGGATCGGCTTCCTGATCAGCCCGCTGATCTACTTCACCGTCTTCGTCCTCACGCTCGTCGCCGTCCTCGTGTCGGTCTGGCTCGACCGGACCGGCCGCGTCTCGGGATACGAGTACCCCCTCGCGGCGATCGGGACCACCTACCTCACGATCACGCTGGCCTACCTCGGCTACGCGACGACCGAGGAGTACGCCGAGTTCTATCCGCTGCTGCTCCTGACGATCCTCGTCGGCGCGACCGTCGCCACGGCGCTGACGTGGCTCGCTATCGAGCGGTTCGCGCCCGAGATCAATAACGGGACCCGGTACATGGGACTGGTCGTCATCTGGGCCCACGCGATCGACGGCGTCGCGAACGTCGTCGGCCTCGACTGGGCGACGGCCTTCGGCCACAGTTCCAATCTGGTTCCGAAACACCCCATCAACGGAGCGATCGTCGACATCACCGGCTCCGCGCTCCCGGCGAACGTCGTCGCGGTGACCGGCGCGGCCTGGCCGTTCCTGCTCGTGAAACTCGCCGCCGCCACCTTCGTCGTCTGGGTCTTCAACGAGGAGATCTTCGACGAAGAGCCGCGCTTCGCCATCCTGATGATGATCACCGTCGTCGCCGTCGGCCTCGGTCCCGGGACGCGGGACATGCTCCGGGCGACCATCGGCGTCTGA
- a CDS encoding DUF7122 family protein: MSDESTGDREQNDGQRFDRLPATPAERTVEGRVSREAVVDYFDDRFGIPPETFDDHTFWEKGAGKIWIYGGEAPTPLEIEAIGMTCLRTRQEHWKPTTDFVQRFGTHATDCVIELDREEARAFATGEDQEIPRWDGDWGYLIGAHEIGVGPEGRPGRDGDSAELRSANRSSGQSTREDAVERGNLEPIGIGLYVHGELRSMVPKGRQREL, from the coding sequence ATGTCGGACGAATCGACCGGAGACCGCGAGCAAAACGACGGGCAGCGCTTCGACCGACTCCCCGCAACGCCGGCCGAGCGGACCGTCGAGGGCCGAGTCAGCCGCGAGGCGGTCGTCGACTACTTCGACGATCGGTTCGGCATCCCGCCCGAGACGTTCGACGACCACACCTTCTGGGAGAAGGGCGCCGGCAAGATCTGGATCTACGGCGGCGAGGCGCCGACGCCCCTCGAGATCGAGGCCATCGGGATGACCTGTCTGCGGACCCGGCAGGAACACTGGAAGCCGACGACGGACTTCGTCCAGCGCTTCGGTACTCACGCCACCGACTGCGTGATCGAACTCGACCGCGAGGAGGCGCGAGCGTTCGCGACGGGCGAAGATCAAGAGATTCCCCGCTGGGACGGCGACTGGGGGTATCTGATCGGGGCCCACGAAATCGGGGTCGGGCCGGAGGGCCGACCAGGGCGAGACGGCGATAGCGCGGAGCTTCGCTCCGCGAACCGTTCGAGCGGGCAGAGCACGCGAGAAGACGCCGTCGAGCGAGGCAATCTGGAACCGATCGGAATCGGCCTCTACGTCCACGGCGAACTGCGCTCGATGGTGCCGAAGGGCCGACAGCGCGAGCTATAA
- a CDS encoding ring-cleaving dioxygenase, with amino-acid sequence MPADTPGIHHVTAIASDPGRNHAFYTETLGLRLVKKSVNQDDVSVYHLFYADYEGSPGTSMTFFPYTDARAGQVGSGQASTVSFLVPEGSIDYWRSRLEDAGADPDEPRDRFGDTVLPFTDPNGLPLELVARTDAPAGNLPESPVPHAHAIRGFFGVTLSLTSADPTGDLLKAMGYRQTDREGTRKRYEADGDLGYVVDVLEDPQAPQGIPGAGTVHHVAFQVTEDEQEAWRQFLMDRGLRPTEIIDRKWFKSVYAREYGGVLFEFATKSPGYTVDEDLESLGERLVLPEWLEDRREEIEAGLPDLSP; translated from the coding sequence ATGCCCGCTGACACGCCAGGAATTCACCACGTCACCGCAATCGCCAGCGATCCGGGACGGAACCACGCGTTCTACACGGAGACGCTCGGCCTGCGTCTCGTCAAGAAAAGCGTCAATCAGGACGACGTCTCGGTCTACCACCTCTTCTACGCCGACTACGAGGGGTCGCCGGGGACGAGCATGACCTTCTTCCCCTACACGGACGCCCGCGCCGGCCAGGTCGGTTCCGGGCAGGCCAGCACCGTCTCGTTTCTCGTCCCCGAGGGATCGATCGACTACTGGCGAAGCCGACTCGAGGACGCCGGCGCCGACCCCGACGAGCCCCGCGACCGGTTCGGCGACACCGTCCTCCCGTTTACCGACCCGAACGGCCTGCCGCTGGAACTGGTCGCCCGCACGGACGCGCCGGCCGGGAACCTCCCGGAGAGCCCGGTACCCCACGCCCACGCGATCCGGGGCTTCTTCGGCGTGACGCTCTCGCTGACGAGCGCCGATCCGACCGGCGACCTGCTGAAGGCGATGGGGTACCGCCAGACCGACCGCGAGGGGACGCGCAAGCGTTACGAAGCGGACGGCGACCTCGGGTACGTCGTCGACGTTCTCGAGGACCCGCAGGCGCCCCAGGGAATTCCCGGCGCCGGAACCGTGCACCACGTCGCCTTTCAGGTGACCGAGGATGAGCAGGAGGCGTGGCGGCAGTTCCTCATGGACCGGGGGCTGCGGCCGACCGAGATCATCGACCGCAAGTGGTTCAAATCGGTCTACGCCCGCGAGTACGGTGGCGTGCTCTTCGAGTTCGCGACGAAGTCGCCCGGCTACACCGTCGACGAGGACCTCGAGTCGCTGGGCGAGCGACTCGTCCTCCCCGAGTGGCTCGAGGACCGCCGCGAGGAGATCGAGGCGGGGCTGCCGGACCTGTCTCCGTAA
- a CDS encoding DUF5795 family protein yields the protein MSENRVVQGRMVTAEKLAELVEGDSVMEVDSIEEADRECPDCGGNVLEVTYMPSVTELVTGWKCQDCDWSETDRD from the coding sequence GTGAGCGAGAATCGCGTCGTTCAGGGGCGTATGGTCACGGCCGAGAAGCTCGCCGAGCTGGTCGAGGGCGACTCCGTGATGGAAGTCGACTCGATCGAAGAAGCCGACAGGGAGTGTCCGGACTGCGGCGGCAACGTCCTCGAGGTGACGTACATGCCCTCTGTCACCGAACTCGTCACCGGCTGGAAGTGCCAGGACTGCGACTGGAGCGAGACCGATCGGGACTAA
- a CDS encoding proteasome assembly chaperone family protein — MGQIRLQGPAVDLEDPVLVEGFPGLGLVGKIATDHLIEELEMDYYASVDCEGLPRVGIYRGGDRTVRPPVRIYVSEAHDLLALRSDAPIKSEAVDSVANCLTEWIVSQEALPMYLSGLPAEREETPDMYGVGTGDAAEALEDHDIDLPPEDGVVTGPTGALINRAAQREYDSVGLVVESNPKFPDPESASVLIEEGIAPIADLSVDVGDLIDHAEEIRKKREQFAQQMQQIGEEESSQAQPLRMYQ, encoded by the coding sequence ATGGGACAGATCCGCCTACAGGGTCCGGCAGTCGACCTCGAGGACCCGGTCCTCGTCGAGGGGTTTCCGGGACTCGGGCTCGTCGGGAAGATCGCGACCGACCACCTGATCGAGGAACTCGAGATGGACTACTACGCGAGCGTCGACTGCGAGGGGCTCCCCCGGGTCGGCATCTACCGCGGCGGCGATCGAACGGTCAGACCGCCGGTTCGGATCTACGTCAGCGAGGCGCACGACCTGCTCGCGCTCCGCAGCGACGCGCCGATCAAATCGGAGGCCGTCGACTCGGTCGCGAACTGTCTGACGGAGTGGATCGTCTCGCAGGAGGCGCTCCCGATGTATCTCAGCGGTCTCCCCGCGGAACGCGAGGAGACGCCGGACATGTACGGCGTCGGCACCGGCGACGCCGCCGAGGCGCTCGAGGACCACGACATCGATCTCCCGCCCGAGGACGGCGTCGTCACCGGGCCGACGGGCGCGCTCATCAACCGCGCCGCACAGCGCGAGTACGACAGCGTCGGGCTGGTGGTCGAGTCGAATCCGAAGTTCCCCGATCCCGAGTCCGCGAGCGTCCTCATCGAGGAGGGAATCGCCCCCATCGCGGACCTCTCGGTCGACGTCGGTGACCTGATCGACCACGCGGAGGAGATCCGGAAGAAGCGCGAGCAGTTCGCCCAGCAGATGCAACAGATCGGCGAGGAGGAGAGTTCGCAGGCCCAGCCGCTACGGATGTACCAGTAG